The Stigmatopora argus isolate UIUO_Sarg chromosome 23, RoL_Sarg_1.0, whole genome shotgun sequence genome contains a region encoding:
- the cntn1b gene encoding contactin 1b: MASTALLLLAIASSAPITVAILFGEPRIFGEEATGYGPIFEEEPVDVVYTEDSPDGRISMNCRARANPPASYRWRRDNWEIKLMEQPDEHYSLVGGNLVINNPRQKKHAGTYICVVRNIYGTVISKGARVKFGFLEEFPQEERDPVTVKEGQGAVLLCAPPKAWPEEVSYRWIFNEFPVFLNMDRRRFVSQRTGNLYISKVEAQDAGNYSCFVSSPVLGKSVFSKFIPLIPLPPDDGEERKYPADIRVKFPDTTALLASNITLECFALGNPIPHIVWRKVDATDLPANHEISQSGAVLHLYNVQYEDVGSYECEAINTKGKDWHKSWLYVESAPEWAETINNTQMDIGSEHTMRCVASGKPFPFIRWYKDGYLSGKGELKFSSLTFDDSGMYQCLAENSWGIKYANAELRVIACAPTFEFNPLKGQLLGARDGRILIECKPRAAPRPRFTWTKGKELLFNNSRITITFDGTLEILNATKNDEGFYTCFAENDRGKANSSGYLTITEATSITVAPEDTEVRVGDEVVLACSASYDPMLDITFIWAIDLRVIDFITEWQHYERIMSIEGSGDLRIKNTQIWHEGRYTCTAQTVVDSDTAYADLKVIGVPGPPGVIRIEDIGDTWVKLLWTKGADHNSPILYYTVQTRHYWSLHEDDWRNASTSPTFLDGAAERADVTDLYPWMEYQFRIIATNEYGSGEASIPSLKIKTWDASPVVSPTDVEGYGGRNGEIIITWTPVQPWYFYGKKFGYIVAFKPHDGYDWWYETISDPETRRYVHKDSFFLPGEEDLLVREFQVKIKTFNVKGDGPYSLTKVIYYPRDVPIEPPTDVYARPVSSTEAIVWWLPVVDTGTGLQQYIEGYQVKYWRKYDDTEPGANRIFVNATANYTRLENMLPDSHYLIEVRAFNGAGLGPPGELCEMFTKRPPPAEPPRMWRFISWTGKWLYVWWDHISYDWFGNVSFPLYYKVMFRKTGYIYGKVYVTGWHFMDFPMPQFGDYELMVRGRYEGGDGPVRTIELLGKASMTTPTLSFVSAVLVALCIVGL; the protein is encoded by the exons ATGGCTTCCACTGCTTTGTTGCTATTGGCCATCGCCTCCTCTGCCCCAATCACag TGGCCATTTTGTTTGGGGAACCAAGGATATTTGGAG aGGAAGCTACAGGCTATGGTCCCATTTTTGAAGAGGAGCCAGTAGACGTGGTCTACACAGAGGACTCTCCCGATGGAAGGATTTCAATGAACTGCAGGGCTCGGGCTAACCCCCCAGCGTCATACAG GTGGCGCCGTGACAACTGGGAGATCAAGCTAATGGAGCAGCCAGATGAGCACTACAGCTTGGTGGGCGGCAACCTGGTCATCAACAACCCGCGGCAGAAGAAACACGCCGGCACGTACATCTGCGTGGTTCGGAACATTTACGGGACGGTCATCAGCAAGGGAGCCCGTGTCAAGTTTGGAT TTCTTGAGGAGTTTCCTCAAGAGGAGAGGGATCCCGTGACTGTAAAAGAAGGACAAGGTGCAGTTCTGCTGTGTGCACCACCCAAAGCGTGGCCAG AGGAGGTGTCTTATCGCTGGATTTTCAACGAGTTCCCGGTCTTCCTCAATATGGATCGCCGCCGATTTGTATCACAGAGGACGGGCAACCTGTACATTTCCAAGGTGGAGGCTCAGGATGCAGGGAACTACTCGTGCTTTGTCTCCAGCCCCGTTTTAGGGAAGAGTGTCTTCTCCAAGTTCATCCCACTCATCCCGTTGCCACCAGACGATG GTGAGGAGAGGAAATACCCAGCAGACATCAGGGTGAAGTTCCCAGACACGACAGCTTTGCTGGCCTCCAACATCACTTTGGAATGTTTTGCTCTAGGGAA TCCCATTCCTCACATTGTGTGGAGAAAAGTGGATGCAACTGACTTGCCCGCCAACCACGAGATCAGTCAATCAGGCGCCGTGCTGCACCTCTACAACGTGCAGTACGAAGACGTGGGCAGCTACGAGTGTGAGGCCATCAACACCAAAGGGAAGGACTGGCACAAGTCCTGGCTCTATGTGGAGT CTGCTCCCGAGTGGGCCGAGACCATCAACAACACTCAGATGGACATTGGCTCTGAGCATACAATGCGTTGCGTTGCGTCAGGAAAACCTTTCCCGTTCATCCGCTGGTACAAAGATGGCTACTTG TCAGGAAAAGGTGAGTTGAAGTTCTCCAGCCTGACGTTTGACGACTCGGGAATGTACCAGTGCCTCGCCGAGAACTCCTGGGGCATCAAATACGCCAACGCCGAGTTGCGAGTCATCG CTTGTGCGCCAACATTTGAGTTCAATCCCCTGAAAGGACAGCTCCTGGGTGCCCGGGATGGTCGCATTTTGATCGAGTGTAAACCTAGGGCTGCGCCCAGACCTCGTTTTACATGGACTAAGGGCAAAGAGCTGCTTTTCAACAATTCACG CATCACCATCACGTTTGATGGCACTCTTGAGATCCTCAATGCCACTAAAAACGATGAAGGTTTCTACACGTGCTTTGCTGAGAATGACAGAGGAAAGGCTAACAGTTCGGGTTATCTCACCATCACAG aggCAACTAGTATCACAGTAGCTCCCGAAGACACAGAGGTGAGGGTGGGCGACGAGGTGGTCCTAGCCTGTTCGGCCTCTTATGACCCCATGCTGGACATCACCTTCATCTGGGCCATCGACCTCCGGGTCATCGACTTCATCACCGAGTGGCAACACTACGAGCGCATCATG AGCATTGAAGGCAGCGGCGACCTGCGCATTAAGAACACGCAAATTTGGCACGAGGGCCGCTACACGTGTACGGCGCAGACCGTGGTGGACAGCGACACGGCGTACGCAGATTTAAAAGTCATCG GTGTGCCGGGACCCCCTGGTGTAATCCGTATCGAAGACATCGGGGACACGTGGGTGAAGCTGTTGTGGACAAAAGGAGCTGACCACAACAGTCCTATTCTCTATTACACCGTTCAAACCAGACACTATTGGTCTCTGCACGAGGACGATTGGAGGAATGCCAGCACCT CGCCGACCTTCCTGGACGGCGCAGCAGAGCGGGCTGATGTCACCGACTTGTATCCCTGGATGGAGTACCAGTTCCGGATCATCGCTACTAACGAGTATGGCTCCGGGGAGGCCAGCATTCCCTCGCTCAAGATCAAAACGTGGGACGCAT CCCCAGTGGTCAGTCCCACAGACGTGGAAGGCTACGGTGGTCGGAATGGCGAGATAATCATAACGTGGACG CCCGTGCAGCCATGGTACTTCTACGGCAAAAAGTTTGGTTACATCGTGGCCTTCAAGCCCCACGACGGATACGACTGGTGGTACGAGACCATCTCCGACCCGGAAACCAGGCGCTACGTTCACAAGGACTCCTTCTTCCTTCCCGGTGAGGAAGACTTGCTGGTTCGGGAGTTCCAAGTGAAGATTAAAACCTTCAACGTGAAGGGAGATGGACCTTACAGCCTCACAAAGGTTATCTACTACCCTCGAGATG TACCAATAGAGCCTCCAACCGACGTCTATGCTCGGCCGGTGTCTTCTACTGAAGCTATTGTGTGGTGGCTCCCTGTGGTGGACACAGGAACCGGTTTGCAACAGTACATTGAGGGCTACCAG GTTAAATACTGGAGAAAGTACGACGACACGGAGCCAGGAGCCAACCGCATATTCGTCAACGCGACGGCAAACTACACAAGGCTTGAGAACATGCTGCCTGACTCGCATTACCTCATCGAGGTCCGCGCCTTTAACGGAGCAGGGCTCGGTCCGCCTGGCGAACTCTGCGAGATGTTCACCAAAAGGCCAC CGCCAGCGGAGCCCCCCAGAATGTGGCGCTTCATCTCCTGGACTGGGAAGTGGTTGTACGTTTGGTGGGATCACATCTCGTACGACTGGTTTGGGAATGTGTCCTTCCCGCTCTATTACAAG GTCATGTTCCGGAAGACTGGATACATCTATGGGAAAGTCTACGTCACGGGTTGGCACTTCATGGATTTCCCAATGCCTCAGTTTGGGGACTATGAGCTCATGGTCCGTGGACGCTACGAAGGCGGCGACGGTCCTGTTAGGACCATCGAACTTTTGG GTAAGGCCTCCATGACCACGCCCACGCTGAGCTTCGTTTCTGCAGTGTTGGTAGCGCTGTGCATTGTGGGACTGTAG
- the LOC144068887 gene encoding neuronal cell adhesion molecule-like, protein MDVTMGKNTKRSASSGALLFIIFLSHMTSALEVPLDPKVLEGLPQPPTITLQTPKDYIFDPRESIVIHCEAKGKPHPNFSWTRNGSHFDVEQDSKVLMKPGSGTLVIDISGEKAEVYEGTYQCAAHNDHGTAVSNNMVIRQSRSPLWSKEKLEAITVQKGVSLVLQCRPPAGLPPPVIFWMDNIFQRLPLDNRVSQALNGDLYFSNVLPEDNRNDYICYARFPYTQTIQQKQPISVTVLQMDTMNETSLYNLTNFSANPTGERRPGFMMPLGATSTKMVLRGETLELECIAEGLPTPDMSWQKDGGELPTSRVSFLNYKKTLKISDVSEADAGDYTCTATNHLGSAHHIIKVTIKAAPFWVSAPRNLILAPNETGILTCRVSGDPKPDISWFVNGVPVENAPKDHTRKVDADTVILSRVQTGSSAVYQCNASNEFGYLIANAFVSVLAEPPRVLTPPNQVYQVITNSPALLHCATFGSPIPIITWFKDSQISIKSQDPYVIHENGTLEINVAQSQNSGKYTCIATNNLGIKENHVFLEVKEPTRILKQPEYKVVQRGMSAVFECKVKHDPSLVPTMTWLKNNGELPDDERFEVDTDSLIIKDVTDEDEGTYTCIMNTTLDQDSARATLTVVEATPTPALVYEIPDPPTDLELTDQTDRSVQLTWIPGDENNSPTQKFLIQYEDLLHQPSLWVNLTEVAGMSNKAQLDLSPYVYYSFRVLAKNKVGYSQPSQPSRQYRTNPAAPDENPSNVHGEGTEPGNLVISWTSLTGFQSNGPGLEYKVLWRQRDVDQDWSSKTVANESHFAVFGVPIYVPYEIKVQALNDYGNGPEAEVVVGYSGEDLPLSAPDGILVTVHNSTMAEVHWEPVSTNSVRGKLKGYKVYFRRERGLHETEEDLDQESQEQVLTFSGNRTQGHLPVLEPYSLYKIFIRVLNSKGEGPQSQQKLFETPEGVPGPPFLKFLNPSLDSLTLEWDPPIKKNGRLIGYTLKYLPVINNTETGPANVMDFLANETTVTLDNLNTSVLYRVYLSAKTVIGAGTNVTREASTITETTHTRPTVEMGKASTEPPPLPTSLVTPSAHPLLPKAPSVGPVFGIVNTSVSDEYALITWEYLGHHKNIYVEYTVENSKEDWKRESVNGSHSHILKGLKPGTSYRVRVVARDPGGSTLHTTNEEVVTVPAIPSRHVDIATQGWFIGLMCAIALIILVLLIVCFIKRNKGGKYPVKEKEEAHQDPEIQPMKEDDGTFGEYSDTEDHKPLKGSRTPSNGTVRRDESDDSLVDYGEGGDGQFNEDGSFIGQYSGKKEKDTHEGNESSEAPSPVNAMNSFV, encoded by the exons ATGGACGTTACCATGGGCAAGAATACAAAGAGGTCCGCTAGCTCTGGAGCTCTTCTTTTTATTATCTTCTTGAGTCACATGACATCCGCTCTGGAGGTTCCCCTTGATC CTAAAGTCCTGGAAGGAT TGCCACAGCCCCCCACTATTACGCTCCAAACCCCAAAGgattacatttttgacccacgGGAGAGCATTGTCATCCACTGTGAAGCCAAGGGGAAGCCTCACCCCAA CTTTTCTTGGACCAGgaatggcagccattttgatGTGGAGCAAGACTCAAAAGTTCTCATGAAGCCTGGCTCGGGAACTTTGGTCATTGACATCAGTGGGGAAAAAGCCGAGGTTTACGAAGGGACGTACCAATGCGCAGCCCACAACGATCACGGCACGGCCGTCTCGAATAACATGGTCATCAGACAGTCCA GGTCTCCCTTGTGGTCGAAAGAAAAACTGGAGGCCATCACAGTACAGAAGGGGGTCTCACTGGTCCTGCAGTGCCGCCCCCCGGCTGGTCTGCCTCCTCCTGTCATATTTTGGATGGATAACA TTTTCCAGAGATTACCACTGGACAATCGAGTCTCCCAGGCCCTCAATGGGGACTTGTACTTTTCCAATGTCCTCCCAGAAGACAACCGAAATGACTACATTTGCTATGCTCGCTTCCCATATACGCAGACCATCCAACAGAAGCAGCCTATCTCAGTCACGGTTCTCCAAA TGGATACAATGAATGAGACCTCTTTATACAATCTCACTAACTTTAGTG CAAACCCGACGGGGGAGCGACGTCCCGGTTTCATGATGCCTCTGGGCGCCACCAGCACCAAGATGGTCCTCCGTGGGGAGACTCTTGAGCTTGAATGTATTGCTGAAGGATT GCCCACTCCAGACATGTCTTGGCAAAAAGACGGCGGTGAACTACCGACTAGTCGGGTTTCCTTTCTCAACTACAAGAAAACTTTGAAGATTTCGGATGTAAGTGAAGCCGACGCTGGTGACTACACCTGCACCGCCACCAACCACCTTGGCTCAGCACACCACATCATTAAAGTCACCATTAAAG CTGCTCCATTCTGGGTCAGCGCTCCCAGAAACCTGATTCTCGCCCCAAATGAGACCGGAATCCTCACTTGCAGGGTCAGTGGAGACCCTAAGCCAGATATAAGTTGGTTTGTCAATGGAGTTCCTGTAGAAA ACGCTCCCAAAGACCACACCCGCAAGGTGGATGCCGATACGGTGATTCTTAGCCGTGTACAGACCGGTTCCAGTGCGGTCTACCAATGTAACGCATCGAATGAATTTGGCTACCTGATTGCCAATGCCTTTGTTAGTGTACTCG CTGAACCCCCGAGAGTGCTAACTCCCCCAAACCAAGTGTACCAGGTCATCACCAACAGCCCTGCTTTGCTACATTGCGCAACTTTTGGCTCACCGATACCAATCATCACATG GTTTAAAGATAGTCAAATCAGCATCAAAAGCCAAGACCCCTATGTGATCCACGAGAACGGCACTCTGGAGATCAATGTGGCACAGTCGCAAAACAGCGGCAAGTACACGTGCATTGCCACCAACAACCTTGGCATCAAAGAAAACCATGTCTTCCTGGAGGTGAAAGAGCCGACACGCATCCTGAAGCAACCCGAATACAAGGTGGTACAGCGAGGCATGAGCGCCGTGTTTGAGTGTAAAGTCAAGCACGACCCGTCTCTGGTCCCGACAATGACCTGGCTAAAAAACAACGGCGAGCTACCTGATGACGAAAG GTTTGAGGTGGACACAGACAGTCTAATCATCAAAGATGTCACCGATGAAGATGAAGGCACTTACACATGTATCATGAACACAACCCTGGACCAGGACTCTGCTAGGGCTACACTCACTGTCGTCg AGGCTACTCCTACTCCAGCTCTTGTCTACG AGATACCTGACCCACCCACTGATCTGGAACTGACTGACCAGACTGACCGTAGTGTGCAGCTGACTTGGATTCCTGGAGATGAAAACAACAGTCCTACACAAa AGTTCTTGATCCAGTACGAAGATTTGCTACACCAGCCCAGCCTCTGGGTCAATCTGACAGAAGTTGCTGGTATGAGCAACAAGGCGCAACTGGATCTCTCACCCTATGTTTACTACTCCTTCCGAGTTCTAGCGAAGAATAAAGTGGGCTACAGCCAACCCAGTCAGCCGTCGCGGCAGTACAGAACCAATCCAGcag CCCCTGATGAGAATCCATCAAATGTTCATGGAGAAGGAACAGAACCTGGCAACCTGGTCATCTCCTGGACA TCGCTAACAGGATTCCAGTCCAATGGGCCCGGCCTTGAGTACAAGGTGCTGTGGAGACAGAGGGACGTGGATCAAGATTGGTCCTCCAAGACAGTCGCCAACGAGTCCCATTTTGCGGTGTTTGGGGTTCCCATCTATGTTCCCTATGAGATCAAAGTTCAAGCGCTCAACGACTACGGCAACGGGCCAGAGGCTGAAGTTGTCGTTGGATATTCGGGGGAAGACT TACCTCTATCTGCCCCTGATGGCATCCTGGTCACGGTTCACAACAGCACCATGGCAGAAGTGCATTGGGAGCCGGTGTCCACCAACTCAGTCCGTGGGAAACTAAAGGGCTACAAG GTGTACTTCCGTCGTGAGCGGGGCTTGCATGAGACTGAGGAAGACCTGGATCAAGAGTCGCAAGAGCAGGTTCTGACTTTCAGTGGAAACCGGACGCAGGGACATCTGCCTGTCCTCGAGCCGTACAGTCTTTACAAGATCTTTATCAGGGTCCTAAACAGCAAAGGAGAAGGTCCTCAGAGTCAACAAAAGCTATTTGAGACACCTGAGGGAG TTCCAGGACCACCTTTTCTAAAGTTCCTAAATCCCAGCTTGGACTCTCTGACTCTGGAATGGGACCCCCCAATCAAGAAAAACGGACGGCTAATAGGATATACACTAAAATACCTGCCAG TCATTAATAACACTGAAACGGGGCCAGCCAATGTGATGGATTTTCTGGCGAATGAGACCACCGTGACGCTGGACAACCTGAACACAAGCGTCCTCTACAGGGTGTATCTGAGTGCAAAGACAGTCATAGGCGCTGGCACTAACGTCACTAGAGAGGCATCCACCATTACGGAAACGA CTCATACTCGTCCTACTGTCGAGATGGGCAAAG CCTCCACAGAGCCCCCTCCTCTCCCAACTTCCCTTGTCACTCCGTCTGCGCACCCCCTGCTTCCAAAGG CACCTTCTGTGGGCCCCGTATTTGGCATAGTGAACACATCAGTCTCGGACGAATACGCTCTGATCACTTGGGAATACTTGGGCCACCATAAGAACATTTATGTGGAATACACGGTAGAAAACA GTAAAGAGGACTGGAAAAGGGAGTCGGTAAATGGCTCTCACTCGCAtattttaaaaggtttaaaGCCGGGGACATCCTATAGGGTGCGTGTGGTAGCGCGGGACCCGGGCGGGTCCACACTTCACACCACGAATGAAGAGGTGGTAACAGTGCCAG CCATACCCAGTCGCCATGTGGACATCGCCACCCAAGGCTGGTTCATCGGGCTAATGTGCGCCATCGCCCTAATCATCCTGGTGCTCCTCATCGTTTGCTTCATCAAGAGGAACAAGGGCGGGAAATATCCAG TAAAAGAGAAAGAAGAAGCCCACCAAGACCCAGAAATCCAACCAATGAAGGAGGATGATGGCACATTTGGAGAATACAG CGACACTGAGGATCACAAGCCACTCAAGGGGAGCCGGACGCCATCTAACGGCACCGTGCGTCGCGACGAGAGCGACGACAGCCTGGTGGACTACGGGGAGGGCGGCGACGGCCAGTTCAACGAGGACGGCTCCTTTATTGGCCAGTACAGCGGGAAGAAGGAAAAAGACACGCACGAGGGCAACGAGAGCTCTGAGGCGCCCTCGCCCGTCAACGCCATGAACTCTTTCGTCTAG